From Tachypleus tridentatus isolate NWPU-2018 chromosome 8, ASM421037v1, whole genome shotgun sequence, a single genomic window includes:
- the LOC143223598 gene encoding protein O-linked-mannose beta-1,2-N-acetylglucosaminyltransferase 1-like — translation MYGESYSKSPEFNTWGAPVFLRVEVPLVPAENSECGWPETEENERRRSFCNHIEGYGSVCSCTDPAPLNFNPEPLPDNKVYDVPIAVVASNRPHYLYRMLRSLLSARGCNPKMVTVFIDGYFEEPLEVTKLFGLKGIQHTPIGAKNARISQHYKASLTATFNLFPQARYGIVIEEDLDVSPDFFSYFSQTLPLLDEDDSLYCISAWNDQGYEHTTGDPSLLYRVETMPGLGWILKRILYKEELEPRWPTPEKLWDWDMWMRLPDIRKGRECIIPDISRTYHFGSSGLNMNSYFQDVYFKKHAFNTQPNIQIKDIDSLRKDNYEILLEELLRTGIVLDHSKSPCEENFIPETKGEVYIMFIKMNTPKDFTTWLEVAKCFRIWDLDARGHHKSMWRIYIKENQLMVVGVPNSPYSAFKPARVTPIYLENQKLEPK, via the exons ATGTATGGTGAATCATACAGTAAAAGTCCAGAGTTCAACACTTGGGGAGCTCCAGTCTTCCTTCGTGTCGAAGTGCCATTAGTTCCTGCAGAAA atAGTGAATGTGGTTGGCCTGAGACAGAAGAAAATGAAAGGCGTCGGTCATTCTGTAATCATATTGAAGGTTATGGTAGTGTCTGTAGCTGTACTGACCCAGCACCTTTAAACTTTAACCCTGAACCA cTGCCAGACAATAAAGTCTATGATGTACCTATTGCAGTTGTTGCCAGCAACAGACCTCATTATTTGTACAG AATGCTTCGATCTCTACTATCTGCTCGTGGATGTAATCCAAAGATGGTTACAGTTTTTATAGATGGCTACTTTGAA GAGCCATTGGAGGTGACAAAGTTGTTTGGTCTAAAAGGAATTCAG caCACACCAATTGGAGCCAAAAATGCTCGAATCTCCCAGCATTACAAAGCTAGTCTTACAGCAACCTTTAACCTGTTTCCT CAAGCCAGGTATGGTATTGTTATAGAAGAAGACCTGGATGTCTCTCCTGATTTTTTCAG CTATTTCAGTCAGACATTACCATTGTTAGATGAGGATGATTCATTGTACTGTATCTCAGCTTGGAATGACCAG GGCTATGAACATACAACTGGTGACCCAAGTCTCTTGTATCGAGTTGAAACTATGCCAGGATTAGGTTGGATCTTAAAACGAATTTTATACAAGGAAGAGTTAGAACCAAGATGGCCAACTCCAGAGAAG CTGTGGGATTGGGACATGTGGATGAGACTGCCAGATATCAGAAAAGGACGAGAATGTATTATCCCTGACATATCTAGGACATACCATTTTGGTTCTTCAGGACTGAACATGAACTCTTACTTTCAAGATGTATATTTCAAAAAACATGCCTTTAATACTCAGCCTAACATCCAGATTAAAGATATAGACAG CCTCAGGAAAGACAATTATGAAATTCTACTTGAGGAACTATTAAG AACTGGAATAGTTTTGGATCACAGCAAATCACCTTGTGAAGAAAACTTTATACCAGAGACTAAG GGGGaagtatatataatgtttataaagatgAACACACCTAAAGATTTTACCACTTGGTTAGAAGTTGCAAAA TGCTTCAGGATATGGGACTTAGATGCCAGAGGTCATCATAAA AGCATGTGGCGGATATACATTAAAGAAAATCAGTTAATGGTTGTTGGTGTACCAAACTCTCCATACTC AGCCTTCAAACCTGCCAGAGTGACTCCTATTTACCTGGAAAACCAGAAACTTGAACCAAAGTAA